A region of the Mesoterricola sediminis genome:
GCGCCGCCATCGGGGAGCCCAAGCGCAAGTAGGGGAGGTTACCCTCAGGGTCGACGGGAGGCTGCCATGCACGCGCTGAAGGACCCCGGACTGCTCAGGAGCCAGGCCTGGATCAACGGGCGCTGGGTGGACGGCGAGCCCCTCGAGGTCCGCGACCCCGCCACCGGGGCCCGGGTCGGCTCGGTGCCGGCCCTGGGCGCCGCCGAGGCCCGGGAGGCCGTGGAGGCCGCCGCGGCGGCCCTGCCCGCGTGGCGGGCCCGGCCCGCCCACGCGCGCGGCCAGGCCCTGCGGCGCATGTTCGACCTCATGGGCGCCCACGAGGACGACCTGGCCCTCCTCATGACTTCCGAGCAGGGCAAGCCCCTGGCCGAGGCCCGGGGCGAGATCCGCTACGCCGCCTCGTTCCTGGAGTGGTTCTCCGAGGAGGCCCGGCGGATCTACGGGGAGACCATTCCCGCCCCCTCCGCGGACCGGCGCATCGTCGTCGTGAAGGAGCCCGTGGGCGTGGTGGCCGCCATCACCCCGTGGAACTTCCCGTCGGCCATGATCACCCGCAAGCTGGGCCCCGCCCTGGCCGCGGGCTGCACGATGGTCCTCAAGCCGGCCGGGGCCACGCCCCTGTCCGCCCTGGCCCTGGCCGAGCTCTCGCGCCGGGCCGGCATCCCGGACGGGGTGTTCAACGTGGTGACCGGCCCCTCCGGCCCCATCGGGCAGGAGCTCACGACGAACCCGCATGTGCGGAAACTCACCTTCACCGGGTCCACCGAGGTGGGCAAGCGCCTGCTGGCCCAGTGCGCGGGCACGGTCAAGAAGGTCTCCATGGAACTGGGCGGCAACGCCCCCTTCCTCGTCTTCGACGACGCGGACCTCGAGGCTGCCGTCGCCGGGGCCGTGGCCTCCAAGTTCCGGAACTCCGGCCAGACCTGCGTGTGCACCAACCGCTTCCTCGTCCAGGAGGGCATCCGGCCCGCCTTCGCCGAAGCCCTGGCCGCCGCCGTGGCGGACCTCCAGGTGGGGGACGGGCGGGAGCCGGGGGTCCAGCAGGGCCCGCTCATCGACGAGGGGGCCGTGGCCAAGGTGGAGGCCCACATCCGGGACGCCGTGGCGCGGGGCGCGCGCATCCTGGCCGGCGGGTCCCGCCACGCCCTGGGCGGCACCTTCTTCCAGCCCACGGTCCTGGACGGCGCGGACCCCGCCATGGCCCTGGCCCGGGAGGAGACCTTCGGCCCGGTGGCCGCGGTCTTCCCGTTCCGCACCGAGGCGGAGGCCGTCGCCCTGGCCAACGACACGCCCTACGGCCTCGCCTCGTACCTCTACACCCGGGACCTGGCCCGCGCCTGGCGGGTGTCCGAGGCCCTGGAATACGGCATGGTGGGCATCAACACGGGCCTCATCTCCACCACCGTGGCCCCCTTCGGCGGCGTCAAGGAGTCCGGCCTGGGCCGGGAGGGCTCCCGCCACGGCATCGAGGACTACCTGGAGGTGAAGTACCTCTGCATGGCCGGGCTCTGACAGCCGGGCCGGCGCCGCCCCGTGGGAAGGCCCCCGCCTGGGGCTCAGGCCAGGTCGCGCGAGGCGTCCGCAGCGGGATCGGGGTGCGACAAGGCCCGCCCGCGGAGGAGGACCAGGACGAGGGTGGCCTGACCTTCGGTCCAGGCCTCGCCCTCCCCTTCCAGGAGCGCGGCGGCGCCGGCCTCGAGGGCCAGGCCCCCCACCCGGGCCGCCCCCTCGGCGCAGTAGACCAGGCGCAGGGGGGCGTCCGGCAGGCGCTGGGCGCCGGCGCCGGGGCGGAGCACCGACAGGTCATGGGTGCAGGCGCCCCGGCGGGTCATGACGCCGAAATCCAGGCAGGGGCCGCCCAGGAGGCGCCCGGTGGTCACCCAGTCCCCGCTGAAGCGCACGGGCTGGAAGGGCCCTGCCAGGCGCTGGCGGCCGTGGGGCCCGTGGTCCAGGTCCAGGCCCTCGCCCGCCAGCAGGAGCAGGGAGCGGTCCAGGCCCGGGAAGGCCGAGAAGGGCCCATCCGCCAGGACAGGCGCACGGCTGATCCGGAGGAGGAAGCCCGTCGCCAGGCTGGCCCCCTCGGGCCGGATCAGGAACTGGTCGGTGGAACCGAGGCCGTTCTTCCAGGGCATGGCGCGGACATCGCCCGGCCCCAGGCGGCGGATCAACGGAGGTCCAGGTCGTAGGGCATGCGCGCGTAGAGCCCGTTGGGATCGTTGAGGGTCTCCAGCTGGCCGAAGAGCCGCTGGACCTGCTGCTGGAGGACGCCGGCGCGGGCCTGGGTGTAGGGGTGCTTGCCGCCGCCCAGGGCCTCCATCAGCTTCTCGATGGGGCTCTTGGGCTCGGCGGGGCCGGCCAGGGTGTAGTCCTTCTCCACCTTGGCGAGCTTGGCCGCGTGGCGGACGGCCTCCTGGAGGCCGCCGAGCTCGTCCACGAGGCCGAGGCGCTGGGCCGCGGCGCCGGACCAGACGCGGCCCTGGGCGATCTCGTGCACGGCGTCGCGGCTCATCTTGCGGCCTTCCGCGACCTTGCCGAGGAAGACCTCGTAGATCCAGTCCACCGAGCCCTGGGCCCGGGCCAGCTCCTCGGGGGTCTTGGGGCGGGAGAGGGTGGCGGCGCTGGCGAGGCGGCTGGTCTGCACCCCGTCCCAGGTGATGCCGTGCTCGTTGGCGAGGGCCTTGATGTTGGGCAGCATGCCGAAGACGCCGATGGAGCCGGTGATGGTGGTGGGCTCCGCGAAGATCCGGTCCGCCTGGCAGGAGATCCAGTAGCCGCCGGAGGCCGCCAGGTGGCCCATGGAGACCACGACCGGCTTCTCCTTCCGGGCCAGGACCAGCTCCCGCTGGATCAGCTCGGAGGCCGTCACGCTGCCGCCGGGGCTGTTGACCCGCAGGACGATGGCTTTCACGCCCTTGTCCAGGCGCAGGCGGCGGATCTCGCGGCTGAGGGCGTCCCCGCCCACGGCGCCGTCGGTGCCGCTGCCGTCCACGATGGTGCCCTCGGCGAAGACCAGGGCGATGCGGTTGCGGCCGGTCTCCGCGTCGGGCCCGGCCTTCACGTAGGTGGCGAGGTCGATCTGGGGATAGTCGCGGTCCGAGGCCTTCTTCCCGGCCAGGGCCTTGAGCTCGTCCAGCACCTCGTCATAGGCGGCGAGCTTGTCCACGAGCCCGGCCTTCAGGGCCTCGGGCGAGGTCAGGGTGCCCTGGGTGTCGGCGATGGCCTGGACGGCCTCGGGACTGAGCTTGCGGTCGGCGGCCACGGTGCGCTTCCAGTCGGCCCACAGGTCGTCGAGGAGGGACTGGACCTCTTCGCGGTTGGCGTCGCTCATGCGGTCCAGGACGAAGGGCTCCACGGCGCTCTTGTACTTGCCGGCCCGGGTCACCTGGACGTCGATGCCGTACTTCTTGAAGGCCTTGCCGAAGAAGGTGATCTCGGAGGCGAAGCCCGTGGCGTCCACGAGGCCCATGGGGTTGGCCATCACCTTGCCCGCGCCGGCGCAGAGGTAGAGTTCCCGCTTGGTCCAGTACTGGTTGTAGGCGAGGACCGGCTTGCCCGAGTCCTTCTTGAAGCGCTGGATCGCCTCCCGCAGCTCCTTCAGGGCGGCGGGGCCCGAGCCCACGCCCTCCGGCCGCAGGTTCCCGGTGATGAAGAGGGCGCTGACGCTGCCGTCGTGGGTCGCCCGGTCCAGGGCCTGGATCACCTGGTGCAGGGGCAGGCCTTCAGCCGGGCCCTGGCCCGCCATGCGCTGGACGACTTCCGCCGGCGAGGTCTCCCGGTAGGCGTCCGTGAAATTCGTGTTCAGGTCGAGGATGAGGACGGCCCGGGCGGGTACCGTCGGCTTGCTGGGCCCCATGGAGGCGAGGAGGAGCACCAGGAGCACGAGGCACCCGCCGCAGAACACCACCAGGCCGACCAGGGTCGCGAAGAGCGAGCGGAAAAATTCCTTCATGGGAACCACCCCCTATTGTTTCCATCATGTCACGGGACGCCCGCTTCCCGACCCCTTGGGCAAAGGTGACAAGAATGGTAAACTTTCGTGTCAAGGAGGCCCCATGGGCAACTATCCGGAATACATGGTCGCGCCGATGCGCGATGAGCTGACCCAGGCGGGTTTCGAGCACCTCATGACCCCGGAGGACGTGGACCGCGCGCTGGCGCGGCCCGGCACCACCCTCCTCGTGGTGAACTCCGTGTGCGGCTGCGCCGCCGCCGGGGCGCGCCCCGGCGTCGTCCTGGCCCTCACCCGGCTCGGCGCCACGTTCGATCACAAGGTGACCGTCTTCGCCGGCATGGAGAAGGAGGCCACCGCCCGGGCCCGGGAGTACTTCGAGGGCGCCGCCCCCAGCTCCCCCCAGGCCGCCATCCTGCGCGAGGGGCGGCTCGTCCACCTCATGCAGCGCACCGCCTTCCTGGACCGCGCCCCCGAGGCGATCGCCGAGGAGCTCGTCGCTTCGGTCGGCTAGGGCGTACCATGGGGGGATGCGCACCATCCTCCTTTCCGCCCTGGCCACCGCCCTGCTCGGAGCCCAGGAGCCCCCGCCGGCTCCCGCTCCGCCGCCGCCCTCGACCCTGGCGACCCCCATCGTGGTGGACCTGGGACCGATGTTCGCGGCCGCGGAGCGGAACACGCCGGTCACCCCGCCGGGGGTGGAGACCTGGACGAACCTGCCCAACGTGGGAACGGGGCTGCCCGCCTACCGCTTCAACCTGTACCGGGACCCCCTCTACTTCGTGGTGAAGGGCAACCGCATCGTCGCCCACACCACCGTGAACTACTGGTTCGAAGTGGGGCTGCGGATGGGCTCGTACGTGAAGGGTATGGGCTCCTGCGGCCTGCCCCCCGAGAAATTCCGCCGGGCCCGCCTGGGCATCCAGGCCGAGGTCAACCTGACGCCCGACTGGAACCTGGACCTGCGGCTCACCCCCGAGGAGCCCGTCCGCATCGACGGCTGCCAGATCACCTTCGTGGGCTACGACATCACCGACCGGGTGCTCTCGGGCATGAAGGACAACCTGACCAAGGCCCTGGAGGCCATGCGGAGCCAGATCCAGGATGCGGTGAAGCTCCGGGCCCGCGCCGAGGAGGCCTGGCGGCAGGCCCTCCAGCCCGTGGAACTGGCGCCGGGCGTCTACCTCGCCCTGAACCCCGAGCGGGTGCGCCTGGCGCCCTGGGCCAGCCAGGGCAAGACCCTGACCCTGACGCCCGAGATCCAGGTGCGCCCCGCCATCACCCTGGGGGTGCGCCCCGAGGTCGCGCCCCGCCCCCTGCCCCCGCTGGACCTCAGCGCCGGCCCCATCGCCGCCGGCCTCAACCTCCAGGTGGACGCGGACCTGAGCTTCGAGCACGCGGCGAAGCAGATGATGGCCCAGGTCGGGGGCCAGACCTTCGAGACGGAGAAGGGCAAGTTCCGCATCGAGGGCGTGGCCATCCGGGCCAAGGACGGCTTCGCCTACCTGGACCTGGACGTGCGGGGCCGCGTCGACGGGCGCCTGACCCTCAAGGGCCGCCCCGTGTTCGACGCGCAGCTGGGCATCCTGCGCCTGGAGGACCTGGACTACACCCTGGAGACCCAGAGCCTCTTCACCCGGTTCGGCGAGTGGCTCTACCGGGGCACCCTCAAGCGCACCCTCTCCGAGAAGTGCGGGATGTTCCTCGACCACAGCCTGAAGGACATCAAGGAGAAGACCCGGGCGGGCCTGAACCGGACCCTCGCCCCGGGCGTGGCCCTGGCCGGGGACGTCGACCTCCTGCACGTGCGCAGGGTCGACGTCCTCCCGGACCGGTTCAAGGTGGAGGCGCGTCTGGAGGGCACGGCCCGCCTCCTTGTCACGCCCGACCTGAAGTAGCGCGGGACCTCAGTAGGCGAGGACCTTGCGCATCCCCTCCAGCACCTTGTCGGTGTTGGGCAGGATGGCGCGCTCCAGGATGCGGTTGAAGCCCACGGGGGTGAAGGTGCTCCCCACGCGGCCCACGGGGGCGTCCAGCCACGGGAAGCACTGCTCCGTGATCTGGGCCGCCACTTCGCCGCCGAAGCCGCCGAAGATCTTGTCCTCGTGGACGACGATCGCGCGGTGGGTCTTCTTGACGCTGGCGAAGATGGTCTCGGTGTCCAGGGGGTTGAGGCTCCGCAGGTCCACCACCTCGACGCTCACGCCCTCCTTCTCGAGCCGGTGGGCGGCCTCGAGGGCGAAGTGCACGGGGGTGCCGTAGGCCAGGACCGTCAGGTCCTTGCCCTCGCGGCGCACCCGGGCCTTCCCGAAGGGGACGGCGAACTCCTTGGGCACGTGGGCCTTGGCCTGGGCCGCGTTGTAGAGGTACTTGGGCTCCAGGAAGAGGGTGACGCCCTTGCTGCGGATGCAGCTGCGCAGGAGGCCCGCGGCGTCGTCGGCGAAGGCCGGCATGACGACCCGGATGCCGGGGATCGTGGTGAGGAAGCCCTCGATGTTCTGGCTGTGGTAGAGGCCGCCGCCGATGTAGCCCCCGGAGGCGAGCCGGATGGTCACGTTGGGCACCTGCTTCCCGCAGCTGCGCCAGGACTCGTGGCTGAGCTCGATGAGCTGCTCCGCGGCGGGCCAGAAGTAGTCGGCGAACTCCGCGCCCTCGACCACCACGCGGATGCGCTCGTCCAGCTTGCAGAAGCCCAGGGCGGTGCCGGTGATGAAGTCCTCGGCGATGGGGCCGTTGAACACCCGGGAGCGGCCGAACTCCTGCTGCATCCCCTTGGTGATGTTGAAGATGCCGCCCTTCTCCTTGTTGGCGACGTCCTGGCCCCAGATGTAGGTGTCGGGGTTGGCCCGGAACTCCTCCTTGAGGGTCTGGTTCACGGCCTGCAGAAGGGTGATGGCGGGCCCCTCCTCCTGGTGGAGGCCGTCCGGGAAGGCGGGGCTCACCCAGGGCTCGGGGACCAGGTGCTCATGGATGGTGGCGGGATCGGGATCGGGGGCCACCAGGGCCGCGTCGGAGGCGGCGTTGTAGGCCTCCAGGTTCGTCTTCTCGATCTCCTGCAGCTCCGCCTCGGTCACCCCGTGGGCGAGGCAGGTGGCGCGGAAGCGGGGCAGCGGATCCTGGGCCCGGGCCGCGGCCAGCTCCTCGGGGGAGCGGTAGAGCTCGTGCTTGTCCGAATTGGAGTGGCTGCCGATGCGGACGCAGTCGGCCTGGACGATGGCGGGGCCGGCGCCGGAGCGGGCGTGCGCCACGGCCTCGTCGAGGGCCCGCTTGGAGTCCAGGGGATCCTTGCCGTCGCACTTGAGGATCAGGACGTTCTTGAAGCCCCGGAAGTTGTCGCACACGTGCTCGTTGGCGGTCTGGTCGGACTTGGGCACGGAGATGCCGTAGCCGTTGTCCTGGAACACGAAGACCACGGGCAGCTTCTCCAGGCTGGCGCCGTTGATGGCCTCGTAGACGTACCCTTCGGAGACGCTGCTCTCGCCCTGGCTGCTGAACACCACCAGGTCCCGGCCGTAGGTCTTGGCCGCCCGGGCCAGGCCCACCGCGTGCTGGGTGTGGTTGCCCGTGCAGCTGGACACGTTCTGGATGTGGATCTCCGGCTTGCCGAAGTGGTTCGACATGTGGCGGCCGCCGCTGGAGGGGTCCGTGGCCTTGGAGATGCCGTTGAGGATGATCTCCAGGGGGGTGAGGCCCGCGGCCAGGCAGGTCAGCATGTCCCGGTAGTAGGGGAAGAGGTAGTCGACCCCCGCCCGGAACGTGAGGCCCAGGGCCAGCTGGATGCCGTCGTGCCCGGCGCAGGGGGCGTGGTACGACCAGCCGATGGCCTGCTTCAGGTAGTTGGGGGCCTTGTCGTCCAGGACCCGCCCCATGTGCATGAGGCGGTACCATTCGCGGAGATCGGCGGCGCCCGGCGCGGAGGAGGTCTCGGTCTTCTCTAGGGTCTTGGTCATTCAGGTGTCCTCGGTTGGGGGACCCCCGGGGGGCTTCAGTAGCTGATCACCCGGATCGCGGGGTCCACTTCGTCCTGGAGCAGCCCCTCGATGAACCTGAGGGTCCCCGTCCCCGAGCTGGGGCAGGAACCGCAGGCGCCGTGGTAGCTGATCTGCAGCACGTTGTCCTCGAAGGAGAGGACCTCCAGGCCCCCTCCGTCCCCGGCCAGTCCGGGGCGGATGCGCTCGTCCAGGAGCTTGTTGATGCGGGCCAGTTTCTCGTCGTCGGCCAGGGAGGCCCCCGGGTGGGGGGCGTCGCCGTCCACGGCGTCCATCTCCAGGTCCTCGATGGCCTCGCAGATGGGGTCGATGAGGCCGCTCCACTCGTCCTCCATGGCCTTGTTCACGGTGACGAACCGGTCCATGTAGAAGACGGAGGTGATGTGCCCCAGGGCGAAGAGGCGCGACGCCAGGGGGTCCCCCACGGCGGCGCCGAAGTCCCGGAAGGAACGGGTGCCCGAACGCAGGAGCGGCCGCTGAACGATGAACTTCAGGGCGTCCGGGTTGGGGGTGGGCTCGATATTGACGACCTTGGGCATGCAGTGACCTCGTACGTCCTTGAATAGTTTACCGGAAAGCTCGGGTTTATCCAGCGCTTTCCGCCGGCCCTCGCCTTGGACCCCCCGGGGGGGAATACTGGATGCAGGAGTCGCAGATGTTCGAGACGGAACGGGAAGCTTGCATCCAGGCCGCGAAGGCCGGCGGGGCGGTCCTCAAGGGCCTGTGGGGGCGCCTGGACCCCTCGACGATCACCGAGAAGACCAAGAACGATTATGTGACCGAGGCGGACCGCAGGAGCGAGGCCACCATCCACCGGGAACTGGACCGCCTCATCCCCGGGCTGGCCTTCCTGGGCGAGGAGACCGGGGCCCAGGGCCCCCAGGGCGGGCGCCGCTGGATCGTGGACCCCCTGGACGGCACCCTCAACTTCGTCCAGGGCTTCCCCCACTGGTGCGTGTCCGTGGCCCTGTGGGACGAGGCGGGCCCCCTGGCCGGCTGTGTCTACGACCCCCTCCGGGAGGACGTCTTCGCGGCCGCCCGGGGCGCGGGCGCCACCTGCAATGGCCGGCCCCTGGCCGTCTCCGCCCAGGCGGGCCTGGACGGGGCCTTCCTCGCCACCGGCTTCGCCTTCCAGCTGGGCGACCGGTTCCCCCGCTTCCAGCGGGCCCTGGAGCCCGTCTTCTACCGGGCCAAGGCCATCCGCCGCGCCGGCTCCGCCGCCCTGGACCTGGCCCACACGGCGGCCGGCATCTACGACGGTTTCTTCGAGATGGGCCTCAAGCGCTGGGACTTCGGGGCCGGCGTCCTCCTCGTGCAGGAGGCGGGCGGGACCCTCTCGGACTGGGAGGGCGGCGACACCTGGCGGGAGACGGGCGACATGGTGGCCGCCGCCCCCGCCGTCCACCCCGAGCTGGTGGCGGCCATCCGGACGCGCCCCTGAACGCGCGCGGCGCGCCCGGAAGGGCGCGCCGCGCGGGTGGGAGGGGTGCCGGCTACTCGGTCGCCTTGGCGGCGCGGCTGTACACCACCGTGAAGATGCACAGGGCGGTCATGGCCGCGATGGCCAGCCATTCCCCGGTGGCGCCCTCGGCGGAGGCCGCGGAGAGGATGGGGAAGCCCTCCTTCCACTTGATCTTCACGAAGCTGGCGATGACGCCCATGATGCCGCCGCCGGCCATGAGGCCGCTGGCCACGAGGATGCCGCGGTTCTCCCGGGCCTTGGCCAGGGCGTCGGAATCGCCGGTCTTCCGGCGGTTCACGATCCAGGCCAGGACGCCGCCCAGGAGCAGGGGGCTGTTCACCTCGATGGGCAGGTACATGCCCAGCGCGAAGCCCAGGGCGGGCAGCTCGACCATGCGGAGGACGAGGCTCAGGACGACGCCCAGGGAGAACAGGAACCAGCGCAGGGGCATGGCGGTGGTGCCGAAGATGCCGTCCAGGATCTCGCGCATGGCGCTGGCCTGGGGCGCGGGCACGGCCGCGGTGCCGAAGCCCTGGTGGGCCATGCCCCACATGGCCAGGCCGGTGAAGACGGCGGCCACGAAGGTGCCCATGAACTTCAGGCCCATCTGCTTGGCCGGGGTGGCGCCGATCCAGTGGCCGATCTTGAGGTCGGTGGCGAAGGCGCCGCTGGCGGAGAGGGCCGTGCACACGACGCCGCCCACCATGAGGGTGATGAACATGCCCACGCCGCCGGCATAGCCCAGCTTGACCATCACGAGGCCCGTGATGATCAGGGTCAGCATGGTCATGCCGCTGATGGGGTTGGTGCCGATGGTGGCGATGGCGCGGGCGGCCACGGGGGCGAAGAGGAAGGCGATGGCCATGACCACCCCGGTGCCCATGAAGGCCGCGAAGACGGCGCTCTTCATGCCCAGGCCAAAGCTGAAGAAGAGGAAGGCGGCCAGGGCGAAGACGAGGAGGCCCATGGCCACGAAGCTGTTGGGCAGGGTGCGGTGGGTGCGGGGGGCGATCCCCTTCTCCACCTTCTCGGCGGACTTGAGGCCAGCCAGGTTCTTGCCGATGCTCCGGATCATGCCGGGCATGCCCGCGAGCACGCCCATGATGCCGGCGCCGGCGATGGCGCCGATGCCGATGATGCGCACGTAGGCCTTGAAGATCTGCTCGGGGCTCATCTGCGCGATGGGCAGGGCCCCCGGCGGCAGGGTCACCGGCACGTGCTGGCCGATGGCGTGGATCATGGGCACCAGGACGAAGGTGGAGAGCACGCTGCCCGCGGCGATCACGGCCGAGTAGCGCAGGCCGATGATGTAGCCGATGCTCATGGTGGCCGCGCTGTTCAGCATGTTGAAGGCCATGAACTGGCGGCGGAGGAAGGCGCCGACGCCGGCGTGGACCAGGGTGATGGTCTCCGACATGCCCCGGAAGAGGGCGCTGAAGCCGTCGTAGGCCATGCCCAGGAGGGCGGATCCGGCCAGGACCTTGGCCTGGTTCCCGGCGCTCTCGCCGCTGGCGAGGATCTCGGCGGTGGCCGTGGCCTCGGGCCAGGGGAAGACCCCGTGGTTGTCCACCATGAAGTTGTGGCGCAGGGGGATGAAGAAGAGGATGCCCAGGGAGCCGCCCAGGAAGGACACCAGGACCACCTGCCACATGTGGGGGGTGGGGACGGAGGAGCCGGGGACGGCGGCCAGCATGTAGAGGGCGGGGATCGTGAAGACCGCGCCGGCCACCACGTGGCCCGAGTTGGCCCCGATGCTGGTGATGATGACGTTCTCCAGGATGGAGGAGCGCCGGGCGTAGAACCTCGAGATGCCGATGGCGAGGATGGAGATGGGGATGGCGGCCTCGATGCCCTGGCCCACGCGGAGGGCCAGGTAGGCCGCGGCCATGCTGAAGACGGCGCAGAAGAGGATGCCGTACAGCACGCTGCGGAGGGTCACTTCGGGCACGCCGTCCTGGGGCACGAGGGGCACGTATTCCTCGCCGGGCTCCAGGACACGCCGGTAGTTCTCCGGCAGGCCCTTGATGGCCGTGGATTCGTCGGATGAGGACATGGATTCTCCTGGGGGACTGGGGATGGCTGGATCAGGCGGGGTACTTGTCCATGACGCCCTGCACCACGCGCCGGGAGAGGCCGTGGTAGCCCGGGGACGCCTGGGCGAAGATGTCGCGGGCCAGGGCGCGGGTCGCCGCGGTCCGGCCGAGGGCGCCGTACAGGGGCCGCAGGTACTTCATGCGCCCCACCCGGGAGAGGACCTCGCGGACCCGGGGGAACACGGCCTCGTACCCGCTGCCGGCGGCCACGACGAGCCACTCCACGAGGATCTCGTGGTTGCCCCGCCCGGTGAGGGCCAGGGTCCGGTCCAGCCAGGCGCAGGCGTCCAGGGGCAGGACGCGGGGCAGGTTCTGCAGGAAGACCAGCAGTTCGGTGGGCGTCCAGGCCTTCATGGCCTCCGCGTCGGGCCGGTGGCCGGGGAATCCCTTGCCCAGGGCCTCCAGGGCCTCCAGGGTCTCCGACCGGAAGACCGGGGCGTTGGCGGGCATGCCGGGCTTGTGGAGCCAGTCGTCGGCGCCGATGCGGGCCAGGAGCCCCGGCAGCCGCTCCTCCACGAAGGCCTGCCACTGCTCGGTGGTGATGGAGGTGAAGCGGAAGCGCTTCATGTAGGCCTGCACGAAGGCCGCGAAGGTCTCCTCGCCGGCCTCGCGCTCCATCAGGGCCACGAGCCGGGCGCCCTTCTCGTAGGGGATGCTGGAGAAGGCGTCGTCGGGGTCCACGCCCTCCAGGTGGGTGCGCAGGACCGTCAGTTCCGGCGCGTCCTTGAAGCGGGCCAGGGATTCGTCCAGGGCCTTCTGGCCGATGGCCCAGCCGATGGCGTAGGCCTCCTGGCCGCGCAGGGCCTTCAGGATCTTGCGCTCGGCCCACACCGTGAAGCCCTCGTTGAGCCAGAAGTGCTCGGCGGTGGCGTTGGTGACCAGGTTGCCGGTCCAGGAGTGGGCCAGCTCGTGGGCCACCACGTCCACCAGGGAGCGGTCCCCGGCCAGGAGGGTCGGGGTGAGGAAGGTCATGCGGGGGTTCTCCATCCCGCCGTAGGGGAAGGAGGGGGGCAGCACGAGCATGTCGTAGCGGTCCCAGTCGTAGGGCCCGAAGAGCCCCTCGGCGCGGACGATCATGTCCTCGACGCCGGCGAACTCCCAGGCGGCGCGCTCGATGGTGGCGGGCTCGGCCCACACCCGGGACCGGTGGCTGAGGTCCCGGCCCTCCAGCTCGCCCACGGCCAGGGCCAGCAGGTAGCTGGGGATGGGCTGCGGCATGCGGAAGCGCCAGGCCCGGGTGCCCGGGATCGGCCCCGGCTCGTCCCCGTCGGGCCCGGCGCTCATGACGGCCGTGAGCCCCTCGGGCACGACGACCTCGGCGTTGTAGGCGACCCGGGCCACCGCGCAGTCCTGGCAGGGCACCAGGGTGCGGGCGTGGATGGCCTGGCACTGGCTGAAGAGGAAGGGATGCCGGCCGCCCTCGGTCTGGGCGGGCTCCAGCCACTGGAGGCCCATGGCCGCGGGGCTGGTCTCGTAGGCGACGACCACCGCCCCGGTGCCGGCGGGGAGCTGCAGGCGCAGCCGCCGTCCCAGGATGGGATCCTCGGGGCCCAGCTCGAAGGGCACGTCCACGTCCGTGGCCGGGACCCAGGCCCGGTAGATGGTCAGGCCCTTGGTGTCCAGGTCCAGGAGGCCCTCCGACGGCTCCGCGAGGACCAGGGTGGCCTCGCCGCCCAGGACCTTCCGCTCGAAGTCCACCAGGAAGCGGAGATGCCAGCGTTCCGTGCGGGGCTGGGCGTCGTCGAAGTACGAATGGGGATCGGGGCGGGCCATGGGCGGGTTCCTCCAGGTGCCGGGAAAAATGGGAAATTTCTATCAGGAAACAGGATTTGTTCCAAGGATCTGGGCCCATTATCCCTGGGTCGAGGGGCTTCCAGGGTCACAATTCGTCGGACGGCCGCAATCCGGATGGCCCACAACGAAAAGCCGATCGCGGGGATCGGCTTCTCGTCGTGGGGTGGGGAGGCGGGTCAGTGCCCGGCCTGGCCGGCGGGGATCTTCAGGTCCTCGCCCTTGTCCTGGACGATGCGCTTGTACCAGTCGGGGGCGTAGGCGGGGTGGGTCACCTGGCCCTTGGCGTCGCGGACGTTGCCGTCCAGGTACTTCCAGATGAGGAACTCGCCCAGCTTCTTCCAGCGGGCCGTGGC
Encoded here:
- a CDS encoding OPT family oligopeptide transporter, with the protein product MSSSDESTAIKGLPENYRRVLEPGEEYVPLVPQDGVPEVTLRSVLYGILFCAVFSMAAAYLALRVGQGIEAAIPISILAIGISRFYARRSSILENVIITSIGANSGHVVAGAVFTIPALYMLAAVPGSSVPTPHMWQVVLVSFLGGSLGILFFIPLRHNFMVDNHGVFPWPEATATAEILASGESAGNQAKVLAGSALLGMAYDGFSALFRGMSETITLVHAGVGAFLRRQFMAFNMLNSAATMSIGYIIGLRYSAVIAAGSVLSTFVLVPMIHAIGQHVPVTLPPGALPIAQMSPEQIFKAYVRIIGIGAIAGAGIMGVLAGMPGMIRSIGKNLAGLKSAEKVEKGIAPRTHRTLPNSFVAMGLLVFALAAFLFFSFGLGMKSAVFAAFMGTGVVMAIAFLFAPVAARAIATIGTNPISGMTMLTLIITGLVMVKLGYAGGVGMFITLMVGGVVCTALSASGAFATDLKIGHWIGATPAKQMGLKFMGTFVAAVFTGLAMWGMAHQGFGTAAVPAPQASAMREILDGIFGTTAMPLRWFLFSLGVVLSLVLRMVELPALGFALGMYLPIEVNSPLLLGGVLAWIVNRRKTGDSDALAKARENRGILVASGLMAGGGIMGVIASFVKIKWKEGFPILSAASAEGATGEWLAIAAMTALCIFTVVYSRAAKATE
- a CDS encoding alpha-ketoacid dehydrogenase subunit alpha/beta, whose product is MTKTLEKTETSSAPGAADLREWYRLMHMGRVLDDKAPNYLKQAIGWSYHAPCAGHDGIQLALGLTFRAGVDYLFPYYRDMLTCLAAGLTPLEIILNGISKATDPSSGGRHMSNHFGKPEIHIQNVSSCTGNHTQHAVGLARAAKTYGRDLVVFSSQGESSVSEGYVYEAINGASLEKLPVVFVFQDNGYGISVPKSDQTANEHVCDNFRGFKNVLILKCDGKDPLDSKRALDEAVAHARSGAGPAIVQADCVRIGSHSNSDKHELYRSPEELAAARAQDPLPRFRATCLAHGVTEAELQEIEKTNLEAYNAASDAALVAPDPDPATIHEHLVPEPWVSPAFPDGLHQEEGPAITLLQAVNQTLKEEFRANPDTYIWGQDVANKEKGGIFNITKGMQQEFGRSRVFNGPIAEDFITGTALGFCKLDERIRVVVEGAEFADYFWPAAEQLIELSHESWRSCGKQVPNVTIRLASGGYIGGGLYHSQNIEGFLTTIPGIRVVMPAFADDAAGLLRSCIRSKGVTLFLEPKYLYNAAQAKAHVPKEFAVPFGKARVRREGKDLTVLAYGTPVHFALEAAHRLEKEGVSVEVVDLRSLNPLDTETIFASVKKTHRAIVVHEDKIFGGFGGEVAAQITEQCFPWLDAPVGRVGSTFTPVGFNRILERAILPNTDKVLEGMRKVLAY
- a CDS encoding inositol monophosphatase family protein, which encodes MFETEREACIQAAKAGGAVLKGLWGRLDPSTITEKTKNDYVTEADRRSEATIHRELDRLIPGLAFLGEETGAQGPQGGRRWIVDPLDGTLNFVQGFPHWCVSVALWDEAGPLAGCVYDPLREDVFAAARGAGATCNGRPLAVSAQAGLDGAFLATGFAFQLGDRFPRFQRALEPVFYRAKAIRRAGSAALDLAHTAAGIYDGFFEMGLKRWDFGAGVLLVQEAGGTLSDWEGGDTWRETGDMVAAAPAVHPELVAAIRTRP
- a CDS encoding NifU family protein, which translates into the protein MPKVVNIEPTPNPDALKFIVQRPLLRSGTRSFRDFGAAVGDPLASRLFALGHITSVFYMDRFVTVNKAMEDEWSGLIDPICEAIEDLEMDAVDGDAPHPGASLADDEKLARINKLLDERIRPGLAGDGGGLEVLSFEDNVLQISYHGACGSCPSSGTGTLRFIEGLLQDEVDPAIRVISY